The following proteins are encoded in a genomic region of Streptomyces sp. NBC_01723:
- a CDS encoding sensor histidine kinase has translation MHRWQAVRRRTESLLRVLGSERPFARRGDLVLLLVLLAPSAFSTEALVSTPVSWLTACLVITAAVVVQRTAPLLSLLLAALLTLFYPWFGASLWPSMATVVLSCLAGRRLTRLWPAHLVFLCVAVAGLLLVSTVAQSKDWLSLLMTEFIACVLPWWAGNWWSQRTALTHAGWEHAEQLEWRQRYIADQARLKERARIAQDMHDSLGHELSVMALLAGGLELAPGLSEQHRESVGQLRERCTMATERLHEVIGLLREDPTPSLTPAHESIAQLVRRFQPSGMPVDFQEDGARDRPGTPLLSDLAAYRVVQEALTNAAKHAPGAPITVRVTHTADETVVSVVNERPEQGAEAPATGSGSGLIGLDERVRLAGGTLRTGPRAGGFEVHARLPRSASSPSRHIEPPGTGTGGPGPHPDDHDAVGGGEDAGSGAAATGRGAGADAARPASAAPWLSASRTALLRTRARLRRDARRAALIPVVLGAAIVTFLGGLYVFTSATTSLSPEEYAGIRVGETRDELAPVLPDRRIRKPPPVTSEPAVPAGATCEYYRASRSLLDFGDTMYRLCFEDDVLMAKDTL, from the coding sequence ATGCACCGATGGCAGGCCGTGCGCCGACGAACCGAATCGCTTCTGCGGGTCCTGGGCTCCGAACGCCCGTTCGCCCGGCGTGGCGATCTGGTGCTGCTCCTGGTGCTGCTGGCGCCCTCCGCCTTCAGCACCGAGGCGCTCGTGAGCACGCCGGTCAGCTGGCTGACCGCGTGCCTGGTCATCACCGCGGCGGTGGTGGTGCAGCGCACCGCTCCGCTGCTGTCGCTGCTGCTCGCGGCGCTCCTCACGCTGTTCTATCCGTGGTTCGGCGCGAGCCTGTGGCCGTCGATGGCGACGGTGGTGCTGAGCTGCCTCGCGGGCCGCAGACTGACCCGGTTGTGGCCGGCGCACCTGGTGTTCCTGTGCGTCGCGGTGGCCGGTCTCCTGCTGGTGAGTACGGTCGCCCAGTCCAAGGACTGGCTGAGCCTGCTGATGACGGAGTTCATCGCCTGTGTGCTGCCCTGGTGGGCGGGCAACTGGTGGAGCCAGCGGACCGCGTTGACGCACGCCGGCTGGGAGCACGCCGAGCAACTGGAGTGGCGCCAGCGCTACATCGCCGACCAGGCGCGGCTGAAGGAGCGGGCCCGGATCGCGCAGGACATGCACGACTCCCTGGGCCACGAGCTGAGCGTGATGGCGCTGCTCGCCGGTGGTCTCGAACTGGCCCCGGGTCTGTCGGAGCAGCACCGGGAGTCCGTCGGGCAGTTGCGCGAGCGGTGCACGATGGCCACCGAGCGGCTGCACGAGGTGATCGGGCTGCTGCGGGAGGACCCCACGCCCTCGCTGACCCCCGCCCACGAGTCCATCGCCCAGCTCGTGCGCCGCTTCCAGCCGTCGGGCATGCCGGTGGATTTCCAGGAGGACGGGGCGCGGGACCGGCCGGGCACCCCGCTGCTGTCCGACCTCGCGGCCTACCGGGTGGTGCAGGAGGCCCTGACCAACGCGGCCAAGCACGCGCCGGGTGCCCCCATCACCGTACGGGTCACGCACACGGCGGACGAGACCGTGGTCTCGGTCGTCAACGAGCGGCCGGAGCAGGGTGCGGAGGCGCCCGCGACGGGCAGCGGGTCCGGGCTGATCGGCCTCGACGAGCGCGTCCGGCTCGCGGGCGGCACGCTGCGGACCGGCCCGCGGGCCGGCGGCTTCGAGGTGCACGCGCGCCTGCCGCGCAGCGCGTCCTCGCCGTCACGGCACATCGAACCGCCGGGCACCGGCACCGGCGGTCCGGGACCGCACCCCGACGACCACGACGCGGTCGGCGGCGGCGAGGACGCGGGTTCCGGGGCCGCTGCGACCGGGCGGGGTGCCGGGGCCGACGCGGCCCGGCCCGCGTCCGCCGCGCCCTGGCTCAGCGCCTCGCGGACCGCGCTGCTGCGCACCCGGGCCCGGCTCAGGCGCGACGCGCGGCGGGCCGCGTTGATCCCGGTGGTGCTCGGTGCCGCCATCGTGACGTTCCTCGGCGGGCTCTACGTCTTCACCTCGGCGACGACGTCGCTCAGCCCCGAGGAGTACGCCGGGATACGTGTCGGGGAGACCCGCGACGAGCTGGCGCCGGTGCTGCCGGACCGGCGGATCAGGAAGCCGCCGCCGGTCACCTCCGAGCCCGCCGTGCCGGCCGGGGCGACGTGCGAGTACTACCGGGCGAGCAGGAGTCTTCTCGACTTCGGCGACACCATGTACCGGCTGTGTTTCGAGGATGATGTCCTCATGGCCAAGGACACGCTCTGA
- the absA2 gene encoding two component system response regulator, producing MIRVLLADDETIIRAGVRSILTTEPGIEVVAEASDGREAVELARKHRPDVALLDIRMPEMDGLTAAGELRTTNPDTAVVVLTTFGEDKYIERALDQGVAGFLLKASDPRDLISGVRAVASGGSCLSPLVARRLMTELRRAPSPRSEVSGERTTLLTKREQEVLGMLGAGLSNAEIAQRLHLVEGTIKTYVSAIFTQLEVRNRVQAAIIAYEAGLVQDADLGR from the coding sequence ATGATTCGCGTACTGCTCGCCGACGACGAGACCATCATCAGGGCCGGGGTCCGCTCCATCCTGACGACCGAGCCGGGCATCGAGGTGGTCGCCGAGGCGTCCGACGGGCGGGAAGCGGTCGAACTGGCCCGCAAGCACCGCCCCGACGTGGCGCTGCTCGACATCCGGATGCCGGAGATGGACGGCCTGACCGCCGCGGGTGAACTGCGGACCACCAACCCGGACACCGCGGTCGTCGTCCTCACCACCTTCGGGGAGGACAAGTACATCGAGCGGGCCCTCGACCAGGGGGTCGCCGGATTCCTCCTCAAGGCGTCCGACCCGCGCGACCTGATCTCCGGCGTGCGGGCCGTGGCGTCCGGGGGGTCCTGTCTCTCCCCGCTGGTGGCGCGTCGGCTGATGACCGAGCTGCGCCGGGCGCCCTCGCCGCGCTCGGAGGTGTCCGGGGAGCGCACCACGCTGCTGACCAAGCGGGAGCAGGAGGTCCTCGGCATGCTGGGGGCCGGGCTGTCCAACGCGGAGATCGCGCAGCGGCTGCACCTGGTCGAGGGCACGATCAAGACGTATGTCAGCGCCATCTTCACCCAGTTGGAGGTCCGCAACCGGGTGCAGGCGGCGATCATCGCCTACGAGGCGGGACTGGTGCAGGACGCCGACCTAGGGCGCTGA
- a CDS encoding aminotransferase-like domain-containing protein, with product MTTARVSTEPAGVLPRSGLHASLSAPLLDTMTFLNEVTLRYPQAISFAPGRPYEGDFDVARVPGLIETYLDHLRARGLSEDRVRTALYQYGETAGQIRDIVAGMLAVDEDMTVDPASVVVTVGCQEAVLLTLRALFTGPDDVLLVDSPAYVGITGAASLLDIPVVPVPGTPNGPSLEGLERTVREIEASGRRARCLYVVPDCSNPTGVSMRREDRTALLDTAARLGLLLLEDNPYGVFSRVRRPTLKSLDTDRRVVYLGSFAKTAFPGARVGFVVADQLVAGADGRPPGLLADEVAKVKSMVTVNTSSLSQAAVAGLLLQNGGGLRSANESSARHYQATMRCLRETLAAELPPGSPETAGVRWNDPDGGFFLTLDVPFEADEAALDVSAEKYGVIWTPMRHFHLDDAGDRQIRLSCSYLTTDRAAEGAARLARFVKDRSAP from the coding sequence ATGACGACCGCCCGCGTGAGCACGGAACCGGCAGGTGTGCTGCCGCGGAGCGGTCTGCACGCCAGCCTCTCCGCGCCGCTGCTCGACACGATGACCTTCCTCAACGAGGTCACCCTCCGCTATCCGCAGGCGATCTCCTTCGCGCCGGGGCGGCCGTACGAGGGGGACTTCGACGTCGCGCGCGTCCCCGGGCTCATCGAGACCTACCTCGACCACCTGCGCGCCCGCGGCCTCTCCGAGGACCGCGTCCGTACCGCGCTCTACCAGTACGGCGAGACCGCCGGCCAGATCAGGGACATCGTCGCGGGCATGCTCGCCGTCGACGAGGACATGACGGTCGACCCGGCCTCCGTCGTCGTGACGGTCGGCTGCCAGGAGGCCGTACTCCTCACCCTGCGCGCCCTCTTCACCGGCCCCGACGACGTGCTCCTCGTCGACAGCCCCGCCTACGTCGGCATCACCGGCGCCGCGAGCCTGCTGGACATCCCCGTCGTGCCCGTGCCCGGCACCCCGAACGGCCCGAGCCTGGAAGGGCTCGAACGCACCGTCCGGGAGATCGAGGCGAGCGGCCGGCGCGCCCGGTGCCTGTACGTGGTGCCCGACTGCTCCAACCCGACCGGCGTCAGCATGCGCCGCGAGGACCGCACCGCCCTGCTCGACACCGCGGCCCGGCTGGGGCTGCTGCTCCTGGAGGACAACCCCTACGGGGTGTTCAGCCGGGTGCGCCGCCCCACGCTCAAGTCCCTCGACACCGACCGGCGCGTCGTCTACCTGGGTTCCTTCGCGAAGACCGCCTTCCCGGGCGCCCGGGTCGGCTTCGTCGTCGCCGACCAGCTGGTGGCGGGCGCGGACGGCCGCCCGCCGGGTCTGCTCGCGGACGAAGTGGCCAAGGTCAAGAGCATGGTCACCGTCAACACCTCCAGCCTGAGCCAGGCCGCGGTCGCGGGACTGCTCCTCCAGAACGGCGGCGGGCTGCGGTCGGCCAACGAGTCCTCGGCACGCCACTACCAGGCCACCATGCGGTGCCTGCGGGAGACGCTCGCCGCCGAACTGCCGCCCGGCTCACCGGAGACGGCCGGGGTGCGCTGGAACGACCCCGACGGCGGCTTCTTCCTCACCCTCGACGTGCCCTTCGAGGCGGACGAGGCCGCGCTGGACGTCTCCGCGGAGAAGTACGGCGTCATCTGGACCCCGATGCGCCACTTCCACCTGGACGACGCGGGCGACCGGCAGATCCGGCTCTCGTGCAGCTACCTCACCACCGACCGGGCCGCCGAGGGCGCGGCCCGGCTGGCCCGCTTCGTCAAGGACCGCTCAGCGCCCTAG
- a CDS encoding alpha-hydroxy acid oxidase, whose protein sequence is MTTATRRPADATAGDPAREPLTLDDFAALARRELPPAVWDFIAGGAGRERTLAANEAVFDAVRLRPRALPGIEEPDTSVELLGSRWAAPVGIAPVAYHELAHPDGETATAAATGALGLPLVVSTFASRSLEEVARAASAPLWFQLYCFRDHGTTLDLARRARDSGYQALVLTVDTPFTGRRLRDLRNGFAVPAHITPANLAGSAAAGSATPSAHSRLAFDRRLDWSFVARLGAESGLPVLAKGVLTAADAEAAVRAGVAGVVVSNHGGRQLDGAPATLEALPEVAAAVRGRVPVLLDGGVRTGADVLAALALGARAVLVGRPALYALAAGGGPAVRRMLTLLTADFADTMTLTGHATTGTITPDTLFRPDPGRPAERRAAPHTDRSHG, encoded by the coding sequence ATGACGACCGCCACCCGGCGGCCCGCCGATGCCACCGCCGGGGACCCGGCGCGGGAGCCGCTCACGCTCGACGACTTCGCCGCACTCGCCCGCCGGGAACTGCCGCCCGCGGTGTGGGACTTCATCGCGGGCGGCGCCGGACGGGAGCGGACCCTCGCCGCCAACGAGGCCGTCTTCGACGCGGTGCGGCTGCGGCCCAGGGCGCTGCCCGGCATCGAGGAGCCGGACACCTCCGTGGAACTGCTCGGCTCCCGGTGGGCGGCACCGGTCGGCATCGCGCCGGTCGCCTACCACGAACTCGCCCACCCGGACGGCGAGACCGCCACCGCCGCCGCCACCGGCGCGCTCGGGCTCCCGCTGGTCGTCAGCACCTTCGCGAGCCGGTCCCTCGAAGAGGTGGCCCGCGCCGCGAGCGCGCCGCTCTGGTTCCAGCTGTACTGCTTCCGCGACCACGGCACCACCCTGGACCTGGCCCGTCGCGCGCGGGACAGCGGCTACCAGGCGCTGGTGCTCACCGTCGACACCCCGTTCACCGGCCGCCGGCTGCGCGACCTGCGCAACGGCTTCGCGGTCCCCGCCCACATCACCCCGGCCAACCTGGCCGGTTCGGCGGCGGCCGGCAGCGCGACCCCCTCGGCGCACAGCAGGCTGGCCTTCGACCGCCGTCTGGACTGGTCCTTCGTGGCCCGGCTGGGCGCGGAGAGCGGGCTGCCGGTGCTCGCCAAGGGCGTCCTGACCGCGGCGGACGCCGAGGCGGCCGTGCGGGCGGGCGTCGCGGGCGTCGTCGTCTCCAACCACGGGGGCCGGCAGCTCGACGGTGCTCCCGCCACCCTGGAGGCGCTGCCCGAGGTGGCGGCCGCCGTGCGCGGACGCGTCCCGGTCCTCCTCGACGGCGGCGTCCGCACCGGCGCCGACGTCCTCGCCGCCCTGGCCCTCGGCGCCCGCGCGGTCCTCGTCGGCCGCCCCGCGCTGTACGCCCTCGCGGCGGGCGGCGGACCGGCCGTACGCCGCATGCTCACCCTGCTGACGGCGGACTTCGCCGACACGATGACCCTCACGGGCCACGCGACGACCGGGACGATCACCCCGGACACACTGTTCCGGCCCGACCCCGGCCGGCCCGCCGAGCGCCGTGCGGCGCCGCACACAGACAGGAGCCACGGATGA
- the hppD gene encoding 4-hydroxyphenylpyruvate dioxygenase, whose amino-acid sequence MPPSAIAYAELYVADDRDASGFLVDSLGFVPLAVAGPATGTHDRRSTVLRSGEVTLVVTQALRPDTDVARYVERHGDSIADLAFSCDDVRSCFDRAVLAGATALQTPTPSQRAGQDAWFAAVSGFGDLRHTLVATDGDGAALLPPDRDWALLPAATGDAGPRPFLDHVAVCLEAGTLRSTAEFYEAAFDMPYYSSEYIEVGEQAMDSIVVRNAGGGITFTLIEPDDTRVPGQIDQFLTAHDGPGVQHLAFLVDDIVDSVRSLGNRGVAFLRTPGAYYDLLTERVGAMADAIGDLRETNVLADRDEWGYLLQIFTRSPYPRGTLFYEYIQRNGARGFGSSNIKALYEAVEREREVAGR is encoded by the coding sequence ATGCCGCCCAGTGCCATTGCGTACGCCGAGCTGTACGTCGCGGACGACCGGGACGCCTCCGGCTTCCTCGTCGACAGCCTCGGCTTCGTCCCCCTGGCCGTGGCGGGCCCCGCCACCGGGACGCACGACCGCCGGTCCACCGTGCTGCGCAGCGGTGAGGTCACCCTCGTGGTCACCCAGGCGCTGCGGCCGGACACCGACGTCGCCCGGTACGTGGAGCGGCACGGCGACTCCATCGCCGACCTCGCCTTCAGCTGCGACGACGTGCGGTCCTGCTTCGACCGCGCGGTCCTCGCCGGCGCCACGGCGCTGCAGACGCCGACGCCCTCGCAACGGGCGGGCCAGGACGCCTGGTTCGCCGCCGTCTCCGGCTTCGGGGACCTCCGGCACACGCTGGTCGCCACCGACGGGGACGGCGCGGCGCTGCTGCCGCCCGACCGCGACTGGGCCCTGCTGCCGGCCGCCACCGGCGACGCGGGCCCCCGGCCCTTCCTCGACCACGTCGCCGTCTGCCTGGAGGCGGGCACGCTGCGGAGCACCGCCGAGTTCTACGAGGCGGCCTTCGACATGCCCTACTACTCCTCCGAGTACATCGAGGTGGGCGAGCAGGCGATGGACTCCATCGTCGTGCGCAACGCCGGCGGCGGCATCACCTTCACGCTCATCGAGCCCGACGACACCCGGGTGCCGGGCCAGATCGACCAGTTCCTGACCGCCCACGACGGCCCGGGCGTCCAGCACCTGGCCTTCCTGGTGGACGACATCGTCGACTCGGTCCGCTCGCTCGGCAACCGGGGCGTGGCCTTCCTGCGCACCCCGGGCGCCTACTACGACCTGCTCACCGAGCGGGTCGGCGCCATGGCCGACGCCATCGGCGACCTGCGCGAGACCAACGTCCTCGCGGACCGCGACGAGTGGGGCTACCTGCTGCAGATCTTCACCCGCTCGCCCTACCCGCGCGGCACGCTCTTCTACGAGTACATCCAGCGCAACGGTGCCCGCGGCTTCGGCAGTTCCAACATCAAGGCGCTGTACGAGGCCGTCGAGAGGGAGCGGGAAGTGGCCGGTCGATGA